The Psychrobacter sp. 28M-43 genome segment AGGCCAAGCACCGACGATTTGTCAGTGCCGTGATCAATACCGAAGGACGCCTTTTACAGCAAGGCTTGGGCCACTATGGCAGAACCCAAGAAAGTGCCCGTAAAGGTGAGCAAGGCAACCACTGCGATTTTAAATCCAGATTTTTTGAACAAGTTTACTTCCATCTGAGAGATTGCAAACCCTGCATAAGCAAGTACCGGAGTAATAAGTTGTAATACGCCTAACTTATCTGTTTCTACTAAGACATACTCGCTCATCGGAAACTGTGGCAGAGATATCAAAATAGCCACAATGGATATCCAAGCAATAGCGGGGACATTGACCGGAATGATTTCTTTTAATAAGACGCCAACGATACAGCACCCGAATAGAATCAACATGGCAGGTAGCGCAGAGATAGGATCAACGCCTTGTCCTACCCAATTGCTGAGTAATAGCACAATACAGATAACCGCTAAAAGAGCTAAAGACTGCTTGACTGATAAAATAGATTGCTCTGGTATTTTTAGATCAGGATCTGTTTGCGCCGCAGCGGTACTGTCATTTTTCTTCTTAAACTTGCTAGTGACTTTATATAAAAACTCTGTGAATGGCAGTGCAATAAATAGACTGACAAATAGCCCTGTCGCATAAGTCAAAAGATTAGAGGTCGCTGCAAAGGCGGTAATAGTCTCCGCTTGTGCAGGCACGGTTTCAGCGAGCGCTGCTGAACAAGCACCCATCATACTGCCACTACCAATACCGCAAGCCATCGCCAATGCACGGATAT includes the following:
- a CDS encoding DUF3100 domain-containing protein gives rise to the protein MNNTSVLPSTMTKYLFDWKLHLLVIIASLLAEWIGIIKIPIGIGTLVLLPLLYAFIFTLLLNPNVIPSMTAVISRDRAKFASYAVLLSIMPFIAKFGVGVGPKIEEIIAAGPALLLQELGNITTALIALPVAVLVFGMGREAIGATHSIAREPNIALIADKYGLQSPEGIGVMGVYVMGTLFGAIYFSLMAGIIASMDIMDIRALAMACGIGSGSMMGACSAALAETVPAQAETITAFAATSNLLTYATGLFVSLFIALPFTEFLYKVTSKFKKKNDSTAAAQTDPDLKIPEQSILSVKQSLALLAVICIVLLLSNWVGQGVDPISALPAMLILFGCCIVGVLLKEIIPVNVPAIAWISIVAILISLPQFPMSEYVLVETDKLGVLQLITPVLAYAGFAISQMEVNLFKKSGFKIAVVALLTFTGTFLGSAIVAQALL